In Thermodesulfobacteriota bacterium, the genomic stretch TTGCTCCAAGAACGGGCTCCGGCCACCGCACCCGGCAGGCCTCCGCATCGAATTTCCTCGTATTTCCTGCCAATCCCGCCCGTTTGACGGTTCGAGACAGCTCCGATATAATTCCATCACAGGGTTCCTTTGTCTTTTAAATTTAAAACGGAGGCTTTCTTATGAGCAAGCACGACAGGCTGGACCGTTTCGGTGTCATGGTCATCGACAAGAGCGAATACGAGCGCAAGCAGGCTTACGTGGTCAAGAACTGCAAATGCCCGGGCTGTCCCACATATGTCGCGGGCGACGCCATGCCGGGATACTGTTTCCCGACCATAGGGACGAGCGAGAGCATCACGGCGGAAAAGGATTGCATCTGCAGCACCTGTCCTATATACAAGGAATACGAGCTCAACCATACTTTTTACTGCACCAGGTGCTCCCAGGTCTGCCAGGGGCTCAAGATCGAGGGTGCGGCAGCCCACGGGAACTGAGTCTGTTCCGGAATATTCTCCTAAGGTCTTGATACCCTCCCGGCCTGCCGGTAGCGATGGCCGGGAGGGTAAAGGGCCGTCCTGCATCACGGCGCCCGTTACCTGCCGTCTGCATCGAAATGGCCGCTCTCCCGGCCCTATTGCCCTGATTTTATGTGATTTCTGCGGATTTTCCGGCATTTAC encodes the following:
- a CDS encoding DUF2769 domain-containing protein, giving the protein MSKHDRLDRFGVMVIDKSEYERKQAYVVKNCKCPGCPTYVAGDAMPGYCFPTIGTSESITAEKDCICSTCPIYKEYELNHTFYCTRCSQVCQGLKIEGAAAHGN